A stretch of the uncultured Desulfobacter sp. genome encodes the following:
- the rnk gene encoding nucleoside diphosphate kinase regulator produces MEKEILITEFDLNRLERLLDLCWRQNIFNEEDLETLQKKISNCLVMQPEFIPNNIITMNSTFTVENEATKEQKTYTLVFPEKADIRGNKISILAPIGIAILGHKVGESIEWIAPSGPKKMTFTKIHYQPETSGQFNL; encoded by the coding sequence ATGGAAAAGGAAATATTGATAACTGAGTTTGATTTAAACCGTTTGGAACGACTTCTGGATCTATGCTGGAGGCAAAATATTTTTAATGAAGAAGACCTGGAAACTTTGCAAAAAAAGATATCCAATTGTCTTGTTATGCAGCCTGAATTCATTCCCAATAATATTATAACAATGAATTCAACCTTCACTGTTGAAAATGAGGCCACCAAAGAACAAAAAACCTATACACTGGTTTTTCCGGAAAAAGCCGACATTAGAGGGAACAAGATTTCCATCTTGGCTCCTATAGGTATTGCTATCCTTGGGCACAAAGTGGGCGAATCCATAGAATGGATAGCTCCTTCAGGGCCAAAGAAAATGACATTTACCAAGATCCATTACCAACCTGAAACCAGCGGGCAGTTTAATTTGTAA